The sequence below is a genomic window from Granulicatella elegans.
TTCCTTTTTTGCTGTCTAACTCGTCCAATATTTTTATGGCAGTAGGCTTTGAGATATTTCTTCTTCTCATAATTTCTTCAACAGTAAAATAGATAAATACTCTGCCTTCCTTGTCCACCCAGTTATTCTTAAAGGACATTCCTGTGCGTTTCAAAAGCATGGAGTATAGGATAATGGCTTCAGCAGACAGTCCCTTAAATTCTTCTCCGTCTACCAATATTTCAGGCACTTTTAGAAAGTTAAATCTTTCCGCTTCTCTGTTATAGAAATAGTCAAAGTCCATGCAGGATCACCTCCCTCCTTAAACATTTGCAAAGAAAAAGACGATAGTTTTTTCTCTATCGCCTTTGGTAACCATTTTTATGAAATTTTTTAGATTGATTTTATTGCTTCATTGATACCTTGTAAAAAAGCTATAACTGCTGCTCCAACCATCGGTATTCCGTATGGACTTAACAGGAATCCTAATATCAATGCTTCTATTCCGATGGTAACTTCTTTTTGCAGAAAAGAGGCAATTGCTCCAAATATGCAAAACATCATCAGCAAATATAGTAGGGCTGTTCCAATACCAAGTAGAAATGTCAGAAATGCTGTGAGGATACTTAACACCAAGCTAATTGGAAACAAGATTATTTTTATTATCCATCTCATCATTTAGTAGTCCTCACTTTCTAAAGCATTCTTTGTATCTCCACACACCATATCAATGCAAACATTCACATCAATATAATTTTTTAAGACTTTTTTTCGTCCTCCCTCTCCGTCTTCTACAAATACATAATGCTTGTAAAACTGCTTAAAATGCAATATTTTCACGATTTCACTCTTTGTATCAACGCTATGCACTCTACATGCTGCGTTACATGAATCATTTCTAACGCTACTCCTTCTTGTTCTGCGACTTCTTCTACTCGTGGCTATAATGCATGACACCCCCCACAAGTTTCGCTTCCTAAATAGATTACTTGAATAGTTTTCATATACTCACCTTCCTTATAGTGTAACATTTTCAGAAAAATTTCTTGTAAAATGCATTTCTGAATAGAAAATACTTAACAAACCTAGCTTCCATCTGTATAATGAAGAATGTCTTATAGATATTTTAGAAAGTGAGTGAGAAAATGGGACGTAAATGGGCTAACATCGTAGAAAAGAAAACTAAACTCGATGCTAACAACAGTAAAATTTATGCAAAATTCGGAATTGAGATCTATGTAGCAGCAAAACAAGGTGAACCAGATCCACATTCTAACCAAAAGTTAAAATTCGTAATTGACCGTGCGAAAACGTATAATGTACCTCGTCATATTATCGAACGTGCAATTGAAAAAGCTAAAGGTGGCGGCGATGGTGATTACCAAGAATTACGTTATGAAGGATTCGGTCCTAACGGCTCTATGATTATCGTAGACGCACTAACAAATAACGTAAACCGTACTGCTGCAGACGTTCGTGCTGCTTATAGCAAAAACGGTGGAAACATGGGTGCACCAGGTTCTGTAACTTATTTATTCGACCATACAGCAATCTTCGGTATCGCAAACAAAGATGCAGACGAATTATTAGAACAATTAATGGAAGCAGAAGTAGACGTTCGTGACGTTGTACAAGAAGACAACCAAGCAATTGTTTATGCGGAACCAAACGACTTCAACACAGTTCGTACAGCATTAGAAGGATTAGGCATTTCTGAATTCACAGTATCTGAAATCGAAATGATTCCTCAATCAGAAGTAACATTAACAGGCGATGATTTACGTTTATTTGAACGTATGATTAACGCTTTAGAAGATAATGAAGACGTTCAAAAAGTTTACCACAACGTAAACTTAGAAGACTAAGCATTATTGATTTTTTCAAAATAAAACAAAAGTCTGTCCTAGGAGATGTTCTCCTGCGACAGACTTTTTTCTCGTGTTCTATTTACTTTTCCAATTTTAACAATTTATGATTCAATCGTAACGCGTTTAGCACCACTGATACGGAACTAAAACTCATCGCAGCGCCTGCAATCATCGGACTTAATAATGGGCCTCCAAAGAAATGTAAGACGCCCATTGCTACTGGAATTCCAATCACATTATAAATAAATGCCCAGAATAAGTTTTCTTTAATCGTCATCATTGTCATTTTACTTAATTGAATCGTTTTCGGCACTAATCTTAAATCATCTTGCATCATCACCATATCGGCAGTTTCAATGGCAACATCTACTCCAGATCCAATCGCAATTCCGACTGTTGCTTTGGCAAGCGCAGGTGCATCATTAATGCCATCTCCTACCATGGCTACTTGATAACCTTCGTCTAATAATTGTTGGACAACACTTGCTTTTTCATTCGGTAATACTTGGCTATATACCGTCTCAATTCCTACTTCATTCGCAATCGCTTTTGCTGTTTTTTCATGATCTCCTGTGACCATTCTAACTTGAAGTCCTAACGCTTTCATTTGTTGGATTGCTTCTTTACTCGTTGCTTTAATCGTATCCGCAACTACAATAATTCCGGCTACTTGTTTTTGAATGACTACGAACATCGCTGTTTGTCCCCGAGAAGCGACTATATCAATCACAGCATTACATTCATCTACCACAATTCCTTGATTTTGTAATAATAAATGATTTCCTAATAGCACTTCTTTTCCATCTACAATTCCTTGAATTCCCATGCCAGAAATAGATTGGAATCGTTCAATTGATAAAATATCACATTCTTGTTTTTCAGCTTCTTCCACGATGGCTTTTCCTAATGGATGTTCAGAATGTTTTTCAATCGATGCTGCTATTTTTAGTACTTCTTCTTTTGAATAATCATCGAATACTTGAATATCAACAACTTTAGGTTTACCGTTTGTAATCGTTCCTGTTTTATCGAGTAAAACAACTCCTACATGTCCCGCTTCTTCTAAAGCTGCACTACTTTTAATTAAAATTCCTCTTTTAGCACCGAATCCTGTTCCTACCATAATGGCAGTTGGAGTCGCTAATCCTAAGGCACATGGGCAAGCAATCACTAACACAGAAATCATCACGGTTACGACAAATTCAAACGATTCGCCACCAATCAATCCCCAATATAGACCTGCTAATAGAGACAATCCCATTACGATTGGAACAAAAATTCCGGCTACACGGTCTGCAATAGCAGCAATTGGAGCTTTAGATCCTTGCGCTTCTTCTACTAAACGGATAATTTGAGATAAGGTCGTATCTTTCCCAACTTGGCTCACTTCTACTTGGAATGAACCAGTTGTATTCAACGTAGCTCCAACCACTTTACTTCCTTCTTTTTTGAAGACTGGTATACTTTCGCCTGTAATCATGGACTCATCAACAAAGCTTTCTCCAGATAGAATGATACCATCAACAGGAATTTTTTCTCCTGGTCGAACGAAAACTACTTCTCCAACTTGTAATTCCTCTACAGGAACTTCTACTTCTTTTCCATCACGAATCACTGTTGCCACTTTTGGAGATAAAGCAACTAACGATTGAATGGCCTGAGAAGTTCTTCCTTTTGTTACAGTTTCAAAATATTTTCCTACTGTAATAAACGCTAAAATCACTGCTGCAGATTCTACATAGAGATGCATCACATAATGATACTCTCCAGCTAAAATACGAATCGTATTCCATACACTATATAAAATCGCAGCACTCGTTCCCATTGCGACTAATGAATCCATATTCGGATGCTTTCTAATCAATGCTTTAAATCCATTCACAAAATAACTACGACCCACCCATAAAATAGGAGTTACTAAAATGAATTGTGTTACAGAAAATACAATTGGATGCTCCATTGACTGTATGATTTGTGGAAGAGGAAATCCAATCATTTCTCCCATCGCAATATAAAGTAATACAATGGCAAACACACCTGATACCCACGCTCTTACTTTCAGCGACTGTAATTGTTTTTCTTTTTTTATGGCTGTTTTTTTTAACATATCATCTTCATCTTTGATTAAAATAGCCTGATATCCAGCTAGAGAAACAGTTTCAATAATTTTTTTTACATCTGCTTCCTTTGAATTGAATTGCACCATCATTTTTTCGGTCGCTAAATTCACATTTGCTTCCTTAACTCCTGGAAGATCTTGAACAACCTTTTCAATCGTACTTGCACATCCCGCACAATGCAATCCTTCTAGTGCAAATTCTTCTTTCTTCATTACTAACAACACCTTCTTACCACTATACTATCTCAGCTTGATATCCTGCTTTTGATACAGCTTCAATAATTCTTTTTTCATCCACTTTAGCTTGTAGAAATTGTACAGTTAGTTTTTTAGCTTCGAAATCAATACTTGCTTTTTCAACACCTTCAACAGCACTCGCTGCATTTTCAACAGCTTTCGCACAACCTGAACATTTTAATCCTTCTACTTTAAATTCTTTTATCATTAAAAAACCGCCTTTCTTAAATTTACATTTGTAAACTTTATAAATTGATTATACCTCTTTTTGAAAAAAAGTCAAAAGAAAAAGGAAGACCAAAAAGTCTTCCATAGAAATGTTATTCTGCTAATTCAGGACTAATGTTAATTACTCGCCCTTCTTTTTTCCATTGACGGAATTCTGCTGCTGCTGTGAATAAAACGTCTGTTGATGAATTTAAGGCAGTTTCACAAGAATCTTGTAATACCCCAATAATAAATCCAACTCCAACAACTTGCATCGCAATATCATTTGAAATTCCGAATAAACTACATGCAACAGGAATTAATAATAATGATCCACCAGTTACACCAGAAGCACCACATGCTGCTACTGTTGATAATACACTTAGCACTAACGCTGTTAAGAAGTCTACTTGAATTCCTAAAGTATTTACAGCAGCTAATGATAATACTGTAATTGTAATTGCTGCACCCGCCATATTAATGGTTGCCCCTAAAGGAATTGATACTGAATAGCTATCTTCATCTAATCCTAAATCTCTACATAACTCCATGTTTACTGGAATATTCGCTGCTGAACTACGAGTGAAGAATGCTGTAATTCCACTATCTTTCAAGCAACGGAATACTAATGGATATGGGTTTTCTTTAATCATAAAGAATACAATAATTGGATTCATAATTAAAGCTACAAAGAACATACTTCCAAGTAGCACTAAAATTAGCTCACCATAATTCGCAAATGCCTCTACTCCATTTTCTGAAACAGTTGTATAAACTAAGCCCATAATCCCAAATGGTGCAAAACTAATGACTACTTTAACAACATGACTTGTTGCTTCTGCAATTTGATGTAAAAATGATTTCGTTGCTTCATCAGCTTTACGGAATGCAAGTCCAAATACAACTGCCCATGATAAAATACCAATATAGTTTCCGCTCATTAAAGCATTCACTGGATTATCTACGATTTTTAAAATTAAGGTTTGTAATACAGAAGCAATTCCTTCTGGTGCTGCAATTTCTGATACAGTGTCCGTTAATGTTAATGTAATTGGATACGCAAAGCTAGCGATAACTCCAACTAATGCTGCTGCAAAACTTCCTAATAAATATATAATCACAATTGATTTCATATTTGTTTCGTGTCCTTCTTTATGTTGCGCTAACGCGCTTAAAACAATAAAGAATACTAATAATGGTGCGATTGCTTTTAACGCACTTACAAATACTGTTCCGATAGTTCCTACTGCTACTGCTTGAGGAACAAAAATTCCTAATAAAATACCGATAATCATACCAATGACAATTCGGTTAATCAAACTTAATTGATTCCAAAAAATTAATACTTGTTTCATCTCATTTCCCCTATTCTCTTCATATAGCGACAATCATACACAAACGAACCTTATTTTGTCAATAAAAATCCACATATCAGATACATTTGTACTTAAATCAAAAACACTTCTTTTTCACTGCTTTTGAGAGGAAGAAAATGTATTTTTATATGATATGATTTATCTACGCCATTTTTGACATTTTGGCATAGATAAATAAACTTTGGCGAGATTAGCCTCTATAAACACAAAAAACTATCGAGCCCATTGACCCGATAGTTACTATCATTATTCTTCTGTTTCTTCTTCGTTTTCTTCTTGTTCGTACGCTTCTACTTCTTCTGGAGTTAGTAAGTGTACATGAATACGACGAATTCTTCCATTTTCTACTAAAGTTGGTTTTAATAGAACATTTTCTTGACGAACTTCCACCACTTCATCATCTTCTGGGAAATATCCTAATTCTTCTAAAATAATTCCCGCCATTGTATCCACTTCATCTGAATCAATCGTTGTTTGGAACGTTTGATTGAATTTTTCCAATGTCATTCCCGCATCAATTAAGAAATTCTTCTCATCAATTTCACGATAACTCATTTCTTCCACATCATACTCATCTTCAATTTCTCCGACAATTTCTTCAATTAAGTCTTCCAATGTCACGACGCCCTCGACTCCACCATATTCATCTTTTAAAATCGCCATATGTTGACGTGTTTTTCTAAATTCGACTAATAAATCATCTACGAAAATCGTTGAAGGTACAAATAATGGCTGATGCGCTAAATCCATTAATTGAATTTGATCAAATCCTTGTTCTTTTGCTGCTCTTAAAACGTCTTTAGAATGTAAAACTCCAATGACATTGTCTTTATCTTCTTCATAAATTGGAAAACGTGAATAAGAACTACTTAAAATGATTTCGATATTTTCTGCTAAATCATCTTCCACATCAAGCATTAATGTGTCCGTTCTTGGTACCATCACTTCTCTAGCTAGTTTTGAATCAAGAGATAAGACTCCTTGAAGCATTGTAAATTCTTCTTTATCAATCGCTCCATCATTGCGACTATTCGCTAGAAGAGATTTCATTTCACTACGCGTTAATTTTTCTTGTTCATTATTAAATTCAATCGGCGTCATTCGTTTTAATAAACCAGTTGAAACAGTTAAAATCCATACAAATGGTTTAGATATCTTTTGGACAAATAAAATAATTCCTGCCGTATGTAAGGTAATCGGCTCTGCTAATTGTAAGGCAACTTGTTTTGGATATAATTCCCCAAACACCAATGTTAAATAAGATAAGATTACGGTCACAATTAGTATTGCTAGCGTTTCTGCACCCGGTACATTCTCCAATAACGGTTGAATACGAGAAGCAAAACTTGTTGCTGCAGAAGCACTTGAGAAGAATCCTGCTAAAGTAATCGCAACTTGAATCGTTGCTAAAAATTCATCCGAACTTTCTAACAAACGCATCACTCGTTGTGCCTTTTTATCTCCTTCACTCGCTTTTTGACTCATCTTTCCTTGATTGACCGATACAAAAGCAATCTCAGCCGCTGCAAAAAATGCATTGATGGCAGTTAATAGTACAATAATTAAAATCTGGATTCCCAGCGAACTCCCATCAGAATCTGCTGTCATCATTCAGTTATCCCCTTTACTTTGTTAAATTTTTAAAAATATACAAATATCATACTCACTTTTGTGTAAAAATGCAAGATATGTCCATTATATAGAGATTTTTGCCCCCTATTTTAATAAATTTCTCGTTACTTTTTAATCAAAAAGTGGTATTATCAATAATGAAAACGTGTCTATATTTTACAAAACACGAAAATTAATTTCAAGAAAGGGGCATGTCTATGCTATTAAAATCACTTGTTATTCCTAAAAAGAGTTTAACGGTTGTTAAAGAATCTTGTACTCTTGAAGAAGCCATTGTTATTTTAGAAAACTCTGGATATCGTTGCGTTCCAGTTTTAGATGAAACAGAAACTTTCTTCCGTGGAAATATTTATAAAATGCACATTTATCGTCATAAAGCAAACGGGGGCGATATGAGTTTACCAGTTACTCATCTAATTAAAAATACTACGAAATTTATCAATATTACGAGTTCGTTCTTCAAAGTATTCTTTACGATTAAGGAATTACCTTATATTGCTGTATTAGATGATTCGCAACGTTTTTATGGCATTTTAACGCATAGTAGTTTATTAAATATGCTTCAAGAGTCTTGGAGTGTGAATAACGGTTCTTATGTTTTAACGATTATTTCTGCTGGTGAAAAGGGATCATTAGCTCAAATTTCTAAGATTATTAATCAATATGCTTCAATTGCCAATGTTATGACATTAGATACAGAGAAAGATCGTACACTTCGTCGTTTGTTAATTACGCTTCCAGAAGGAGTTTCAAACGAAACATTGAATCAAATTATTGCAGCTCTAGAGAAAAAAGACTTCTCAATTGCTGAAGTGGAAGATTTGAACGATTACTAGACAATTAGACAAAAATAAAAACAGAAAAAATCTGCGCTATAGTAGCTAGGGACGCTAGTAGCCTCGCTTTGCGAGTCTCTTAGCTAAAAATCGAGCCTTGGTCTCGATTTTTCCCGTACTATAAGCCTCCGTGGCTTATAGTACTAAAGCTACATGCTCCGATTTTTTCTGTTTTTATTTTTTGTATACCTGTTACTCTTTTCATGCAAGAGTTAAAATATTAAGAACAAAACATAATACTAGCTATGCTTATAGTAGAATTCATTGCAAACGCAAGAAAAGTAATTCAACGTAAATACATAAATAAAGCAGAAAAAGATGGAGCTTTTTAGCCATGAGATTCGCAAAGCGAAGCTGCTGGCGTCCTTAGCTACCAAAACGTAATCTTTTTCTGCTTTATTTTTTCGTATTAATCAACAGACTTCAATGCTTCTAACATATCCACCTTTTTCAACATATGGTTCACTAATATTCCTAGCACTACTAAAATCAAAACGATAAAAATGCACGGCCAAATATAAACATCCAACCCAACTTGCGGATTGAACCGCACAAACGCAGGCGCCGCCGCTTCAATAATCACACGGTGCAATACTTTCCCCAACAATAGCCCCACTCCTATTCCAATCAAAGAAAGAACCATCGTTTCACGATAAATGTACAATGTCACCTCTCGATTCAAAAAGCCTAACACCTTAATGGTCGACAATTCTCGAATCCGTTCTGCCACATTAATCATTGTTAAATTATATAAAATAACAATAGCTAACAGAACCGACACAATTGTTAATAAAATCATCACTCGACTCAATGAACCAACAATCGTTTCAATTCGATGAATCATAGAAGTATTTTGTACAACTGCTTTTACTCCATCTTGGGCTAATAATTGAGCAGACATCTTACGAACACTATCCGCATCTTTTTCTTTAAAGCTAACAAAAGTTGCGTTTTTTGCCGGTGTTTCTTGTGCCAGTGTTTCATAAACCGTTGGCGACATGACCATAAAATGTCCCGCATACATTTCAACAATGCCTGACACAACTATGTCTCTTGTAACGCCATCTTTAATCGGCAAACGAACCGTTTCCCCTTCGTGAACATTCAATAACTGCGCTAATTTTTCCGATAAAAACACTCCATCATTTGAAAGTGTCTTTACTTGCTTCGTTTTCGCATCATACAACTGTAAATAACGACTTAGCTCTGCCTCTTCCCCTACTAATACTGTCACTGATTGTTCTTCATGTACGCCAGCAATTTTAGTGGCAATCGTTTCACTATGTACATCACTATAATGCTCGATTTCTTTTGTTGCTAATAATTGGTTCAAGGCTTCTTGTTCTTTTCCTGTCATCACAGCTTCTTTGATGATAATGGCATCATACGTAATAATTTCCCCAAATTGACGTTGAGCAATGCCTGATAAGGAAGATAAAATTCCTCTTCCAGCAAATAATAAGGCGACCGAACCCGCTACTCCAAATATCGTCATCAACATTCGTTGTTTATAGCGGAAAATATTTCGTGCCGTTACTTTTTGAGTGAAACTAAATCTCTTCCAAATAAACGGTATATACTCCAACAAAATTTTAGAACCCACACTCGGAGCTTTTGGCAATAATAAACTTGCCGAACTTTCTTTTAATTCTCGATACGCAATCCATACAGGTGGAATCACACTACACCCAATTGAACAGAGTAAGGCTATAATCGTAATTCGCAAATTAAACAATAGCGAAATCGAAGGAAGAATCGTTTCTTTTAATAAAGTAACGCCTAATATACTTGGTAAAAAGTAAGTCCCTAATCCAATTCCTAGGATTGTTCCAATTATCCCCGCACTAAATCCATAAAAGGCAAATTTTTTCATCACATCAAATGTACTATAACCTAGCGCTTTTAAAATGCCGGCATTCATTCGTTCTTCATTCACAAAACGAGTCATCGTTGTCACTGTTACAAGGGCTGCTACAGCATATAACACAACTGGAAATAAATTCGCTACAGAAATAATTCCATCTGCGGTAGACTTCATATTTAAATAGCCTTCACTTCCTAGCATAGTCGAGCGCGTATAAACAGAATATCGAGGGTTCGTTAGTTTAGCCGATTTGACTTTTGCATCTTCTAAATCCGTCTCAGCTTGACTAATTTTTTCTTGAGCTTTTTCTTTTTCATCTGTATATTGTTCTTGTTTTTCTTGGATTTCTTGTTTTGCCTTTGATAAAGCTTCTTCACCAACTGAGACTTTTCTTTTGCCTTCTGCTAATACTCTTTGCCCAGCATCTAGCGTATTTTGCTTAGCCTGAACGGTTGCTAATCCCTCTTGGTATTGTTTCAAGCCCTCTTGATAACTAGACCATCCGCTCTCATATTGCTTCATGCCTTGTTCATAAGCGGTAATCCCAGCTTCTAATTCTTGTTTTTGTTGAAGGATTTTTTCTTGCATAGCAGATAATGATGTTTGAGGAAGTCCTTTTTCTTTTTGAGCTTCTAATTGTTGCTCTGCTTCCGCTACTTTCTTTCTTCCTTCTTGTAAGACACTATTTTGTTGATCTAACATCTGTTTAGAACTTTCTAACTGTACTCGATTAGCTTCAAGTAATTCAAACTGACTTTGTAAGTTTTGTTTTGCTTGTTGAATTTCTTGATTTCCTCTATTTAGCGAGTCCTGATTTTGTGCGAGTTCTTTTTGACTTTGAACTAATTTATCTTCTTGATTAGCTAATTGTTGTTTCCCATCTTCTAGCTTCGTTTTTCCCTCTTCTAATTGATTTTTAGCTTGAGAAATTTGTTCTTCTCCATCTTGGATTTTTCCATCTGCTTCCTCTTTTAAATCATTCAGCCTTACGGTTCCATTATCGGATAATGTTTCTTCGATAGATTGTTGAATCCCAACAACTTCATCTAAGTATTCCCTACTAAATGTTTTCAAACTGCGTAAATTTGGATACCGTAAACGAGCAATCGTATAAACAGAACTATCAAAACTTTCTTGTGGAACAATGGCAAATCCTGATAAGTCACCACTGCCTGCAGTCGAGACACCTTTACTATTTTTCGATAAAATTTCACTCGAATGAGCAAATCCCACAATTTTAAACTCGTGTTGTTTTAATAATGACGGTGCCTTTACTTCATTTAAACGGACAGAATCCCCAATTTGATAATTTTTCGACAACTGTTCATCTAATACCACCTCATCAAGATTACTAGGATAAGATCCCCTCACTAATTCCACTTCCGATTGCTGAGCAGTCTTCGAAAATACTCGAATCGCTTGCGGGCTGTCCGCTATTACCGTATCCACAAAATATCCAAATTCAACTTCGGCATTTTCTTCTTGTAATTCTTCTTGATCTTTTGGACTTAGTCCATAATCCGCCAATACAAAAATATCCGCTGTATGATACTTCTCCAAATATTGATGAACCGTCTCTTGAATATCCGGACCCGAAACTTTTAATCCCACTAATGCAAATGAACCAAGCATCATTAAACATAAGATGGATAAAAATCTTCCCTTCGATTCCTTCAATGAAGAAAGAATCGCTTTATTCAATATTTTTTTCTTCACGATTCTTCTCCTTTCAATATTCCAATTCCTCAATCGCTTGCGGAGATTCATTCAGTACAATACTTTTCACCCTAGCATCATGCATATGAATCACACGATTCGCTAATGGTGCTAGTGCCGTATTATGCGTGACGATAATAACGGTCGCTCCATAATCTCTTGACATTTCTTGTAAAATCTTCAATACTTGCTTGCCTGTTTGATAATCTAATGCCCCTGTAGGCTCATCACAGAGTAAAATCTTCGGCTTTTTCGCAATTGCTCTAGCAATCGATACCCTTTGTTGTTCTCCACCCGATAATTGTGCAGGAAAATTATGAAGGCGATGCCCTAATCCTACAGCTTTCAATGCTTCTTCTGCGTCCCAAGCATCCTTCACAATTTCAGCGGCTAATTCTACATTTTCTTTTGCTGTTAAATTTGGCACTAAATTATAAAATTGAAAAACAAATCCTACATCATCCCTACGATAATACGTTAATTGCGTTTCATCAAAGTTTGAAATATTGACACCATCAATCCATACTTCGCCCTCATCATTTGTATCCATTCCCCCTAAAATATTTAAGACGGTGGATTTTCCTGCTCCAGATGCTCCAAGAATTATAACGAATTCACCTTTTTCAATATCGAAATTCACATCATGATTGGCAATTATTTCCGTTTCTCCTACTTGATATCGTTTAAAACTATTTTTTACTTGTATATATGTCATCACTTTTCCCTCTACTTATTAAATAAACAACGTGTTGATTATTGTTTAGATTTACTATATAATAGCGCTAAAGAAAATTCAATGCGCAATTACAAGCCGTGTGTTGATTTAAGAAGGATGAAACAATGGAAGTTCAAAAACGACAAACTCAAACGAAAGACATTTTAAAAACAGCCTTAATTCAACTTCTTCAAACAAAGGATTTTGAAGCCATTACAGTTAGTGACATTTCTCGCACTGCAGGCGTGAATCGAGGAACTTTTTATTTACATTATGTAGATAAATTCGATATGATGAATCAGTTAGAAGAAGAAATTTTGCATCATATTTTAACGATTTTGCATCATCATTCTATTACTCAAAAACAAGAAGCCTATCCGGCAGTCGTTCAAATTTTCGAATATTTAAAAGAAGAATTTGAATTTATACACGCAATCGCTACGAGCCGTTTCACGTATACGAACCAACTCGTTCGGAAGTTTCTAATGGAACTAATGGAAAAAATGGACTCAATTAAGCAAAATTTAAAACAAGAACTACCCATTCCAGAAGACTATGCTAGAGAAGTGTTCATTTATAGCAATAGCGCGATTATTTTCCACTGGATTTTAAAAGGGGGAGTAGAATCCCCTGAAGAAATTACGAAAATATTTCTTGGAATGTGCCAAGAATAAAGGAGAACCTATGAAAAAAGAAATTATTAAAGACCCATTTTTCTTATCACAAAAAGCAACCCCTGCTAATCCTATTACGGATAAACAAGTTATTATTGACTTACAAGATACTTTACGTGCCAATCGTGACCGTTGTGTCGGCTTGGCTGCGAATATGATTGGAAGTCATAAAGCCATTATTATTGTTGCTGCTGGTCCATTTGATATCGTGATGGTAAATCCAGTTATGACTAAAAAATCTCAACCCTATCAAACAGAAGAAGGTTGCCTCTCTCATACAGGAATGAAGGGGACTATTCGCTATCAAAAAATCGAAGTTCGCTATCAAGATGCTATGGGGAAACCTCATACAGGGACATTTACAGAGTTTACTGCTCAAGTCATTCAACATGAGATAGATCATTTACAAGGAATTTTAATTTAATCTTTCGAAACCAAACATAAAACGAGCATCTCCTAAATGAGAAATGCTCGTTTTTCTATTCTCTCTTTTTCTTAACGAACTACCGAACTTGCCATTCTTGCAACGGTATGTCTCATACCTCGAATC
It includes:
- a CDS encoding ABC transporter ATP-binding protein, which translates into the protein MTYIQVKNSFKRYQVGETEIIANHDVNFDIEKGEFVIILGASGAGKSTVLNILGGMDTNDEGEVWIDGVNISNFDETQLTYYRRDDVGFVFQFYNLVPNLTAKENVELAAEIVKDAWDAEEALKAVGLGHRLHNFPAQLSGGEQQRVSIARAIAKKPKILLCDEPTGALDYQTGKQVLKILQEMSRDYGATVIIVTHNTALAPLANRVIHMHDARVKSIVLNESPQAIEELEY
- a CDS encoding TetR/AcrR family transcriptional regulator — encoded protein: MEVQKRQTQTKDILKTALIQLLQTKDFEAITVSDISRTAGVNRGTFYLHYVDKFDMMNQLEEEILHHILTILHHHSITQKQEAYPAVVQIFEYLKEEFEFIHAIATSRFTYTNQLVRKFLMELMEKMDSIKQNLKQELPIPEDYAREVFIYSNSAIIFHWILKGGVESPEEITKIFLGMCQE
- a CDS encoding peptide deformylase; translation: MKKEIIKDPFFLSQKATPANPITDKQVIIDLQDTLRANRDRCVGLAANMIGSHKAIIIVAAGPFDIVMVNPVMTKKSQPYQTEEGCLSHTGMKGTIRYQKIEVRYQDAMGKPHTGTFTEFTAQVIQHEIDHLQGILI
- a CDS encoding FtsX-like permease family protein, translated to MKKKILNKAILSSLKESKGRFLSILCLMMLGSFALVGLKVSGPDIQETVHQYLEKYHTADIFVLADYGLSPKDQEELQEENAEVEFGYFVDTVIADSPQAIRVFSKTAQQSEVELVRGSYPSNLDEVVLDEQLSKNYQIGDSVRLNEVKAPSLLKQHEFKIVGFAHSSEILSKNSKGVSTAGSGDLSGFAIVPQESFDSSVYTIARLRYPNLRSLKTFSREYLDEVVGIQQSIEETLSDNGTVRLNDLKEEADGKIQDGEEQISQAKNQLEEGKTKLEDGKQQLANQEDKLVQSQKELAQNQDSLNRGNQEIQQAKQNLQSQFELLEANRVQLESSKQMLDQQNSVLQEGRKKVAEAEQQLEAQKEKGLPQTSLSAMQEKILQQKQELEAGITAYEQGMKQYESGWSSYQEGLKQYQEGLATVQAKQNTLDAGQRVLAEGKRKVSVGEEALSKAKQEIQEKQEQYTDEKEKAQEKISQAETDLEDAKVKSAKLTNPRYSVYTRSTMLGSEGYLNMKSTADGIISVANLFPVVLYAVAALVTVTTMTRFVNEERMNAGILKALGYSTFDVMKKFAFYGFSAGIIGTILGIGLGTYFLPSILGVTLLKETILPSISLLFNLRITIIALLCSIGCSVIPPVWIAYRELKESSASLLLPKAPSVGSKILLEYIPFIWKRFSFTQKVTARNIFRYKQRMLMTIFGVAGSVALLFAGRGILSSLSGIAQRQFGEIITYDAIIIKEAVMTGKEQEALNQLLATKEIEHYSDVHSETIATKIAGVHEEQSVTVLVGEEAELSRYLQLYDAKTKQVKTLSNDGVFLSEKLAQLLNVHEGETVRLPIKDGVTRDIVVSGIVEMYAGHFMVMSPTVYETLAQETPAKNATFVSFKEKDADSVRKMSAQLLAQDGVKAVVQNTSMIHRIETIVGSLSRVMILLTIVSVLLAIVILYNLTMINVAERIRELSTIKVLGFLNREVTLYIYRETMVLSLIGIGVGLLLGKVLHRVIIEAAAPAFVRFNPQVGLDVYIWPCIFIVLILVVLGILVNHMLKKVDMLEALKSVD